One region of Culex pipiens pallens isolate TS chromosome 2, TS_CPP_V2, whole genome shotgun sequence genomic DNA includes:
- the LOC120424554 gene encoding uncharacterized protein LOC120424554, with the protein MEPHNVENRTNEMRTAKMCRLCLSSGNRVLIATDHNLRALLGPSYESFLPEDGDLPQLVCEQCFRTIGTLWEFAVRGNVSADLMRSYIADEGPYPTVEIRKNRIERMENRPVSPERIVALGKRGGERRDVKSEEVGKRIKTERLKSDKVKIEPKEDDNVAKKKVKKESLETTDELFGSCDVIPRKPVDKKLASKKIK; encoded by the coding sequence ATGGAACCCCACAACGTAGAAAACCGCACCAACGAAATGCGGACGGCCAAGATGTGCCGGCTGTGTCTGTCCAGCGGGAACCGCGTGCTCATCGCAACCGATCACAACCTGCGAGCGCTGCTGGGGCCAAGCTACGAAAGTTTCCTGCCCGAAGACGGAGATCTTCCGCAGCTGGTTTGCGAGCAGTGCTTCCGGACGATTGGAACTCTGTGGGAGTTTGCCGTCCGGGGGAACGTTTCGGCGGATCTGATGCGTTCGTACATTGCCGATGAGGGCCCCTATCCGACGGTGGAGATCCGCAAGAATCGTATCGAACGGATGGAAAATCGACCGGTGTCGCCGGAGAGGATCGTGGCGCTGGGGAAGAGAGGAGGGGAGCGGAGAGATGTGAAGTCAGAAGAGGTTGGCAAAAGAATTAAAACTGAAAGATTGAAAAGTGATAAGGTTAAGATTGAACCGAAGGAAGATGACAATGTGGCGAAGAAGAAAGTCAAAAAGGAGTCATTGGAAACTACTGATGAACTTTTTGGTTCATGTGATGTAATACCACGAAAACCAGTTGATAAGAAACTAGcgagcaaaaaaattaaataa